The window AAATTAAAATATAAATTTATAGTAGGGAGGGGTACATTTATGAGTATTAATTTTTTTAAGAAACAGGTAGATGAAAATGAAGAATTTATGAATGATTTGCGAGAAGCATACATAGATTTAAAAGCAGCGGAATCCTTTTTTGACAATGTAAAAGATCCTGATTTAGTAGACTATGCGATATTTAGATTAGAAGCAGCCAAATCTAAATATTCTTATTTTTTAAGAAAGGCAAAAGAAAATGGGGTAATTTATAAAGGTGTATGTAATGTATAAATATATTTTCTAAATACTATTGAGTAGTATTGGATTATAAAATTAATATATAATAGATAAACTTGGGGGGATAAATATGATTGATGTTTTATTACAGGTGAAGCTTATACTGTTATATGGAATCATAATACTGAGCATTTATACTATAGCTTTATTGATGATAGGACCATTGAAATTGATAGGCAAAATAGGTGCTAAATTAATGGTTGGTGGTTTGTGCATATTTATTTTAAATTATATTTTTAGTATATTTAATCTAAACTTAAATATAGGTATAAATTTAATAACATCATTTTGCACAGCTTATTTAGGT is drawn from Tepidibacter hydrothermalis and contains these coding sequences:
- a CDS encoding DUF2508 family protein, which translates into the protein MSINFFKKQVDENEEFMNDLREAYIDLKAAESFFDNVKDPDLVDYAIFRLEAAKSKYSYFLRKAKENGVIYKGVCNV
- a CDS encoding pro-sigmaK processing inhibitor BofA family protein yields the protein MIDVLLQVKLILLYGIIILSIYTIALLMIGPLKLIGKIGAKLMVGGLCIFILNYIFSIFNLNLNIGINLITSFCTAYLGVFGVLAISLIKYLL